A window of Phragmites australis chromosome 15, lpPhrAust1.1, whole genome shotgun sequence genomic DNA:
AAGTGTGGGAATTACCGACAGTAGATGACATTATATATAATGGGCTAGAATGGCTTTTTGATGTTCTACGTAATATTCCAGTGGAACAGAGATGCAGAGTTCTAATCTTAATATGGAGTGGCCATTAAGAAATGACACAATTCATGATAAGAAGAATCCCCCAATCGAGGTAACTAGAAGATACTTGTCAAGCTATGCTAAAACTTTATTCATTATCCGACAAAAAGATGAGAGAGATGTCATCAAGGGAAAGCATGTGATCGGATAGAAGTATGATGGTCGAAGGGATAGGAGGCTTGGAAATTCTAGTGCACGGCTGTGGCCCTGTCCGGAGTCTGATCAGGTGGCTGTTTCGACTGATGGTTCCTTCTCAGACGGAAGTGCAGGTATTGGTATCATAATACGAAATTCAGATGGTGATGTACTTCTGTCGTCCTGGCatttcattgatcaaatcaCTGATGCTCTGGAAGCGAAGGCCCAGGTTGCTCTTGAAGGAATCAAACTTGCTCTGCAACATACCAATCAGCGGATAGTCCTCCAATCTAACTGTGAGGTATTGTTGAGGGCTTTACAgagctccgtgctggatcgagcTGAAGTTGGCTTCCTCATCAAGGAACTGAAGCAATGGATTTAAGGAGATCAAGAGCTTTTACTCGCGAAGGTTGATTGTAATCAAAATAGGGTTACAGATTTGTTAGCAAATTTCACAGGGTGAACTGAagtacaaatattttgttaCTTCATGCCTCAGAATGTGTTCTTGCGGCTGTTGCTGCAGATTGTAACCCTATTTTTGAGTAATAGAAGGTCTCTTTTCCCCTGCAAAGAAAAAGAGACTAGCACTAGTGGCGAGCATGAGCTAGCGCGCACTTCTCGGTTCCAAGGTCTTCTACTCTGCTCATGCGTTTCTCTTCAGGTGCTCTGTTCGCCGGTTCACGAACTCCGCGACGTCGGCCACCAACCTCTTGCTGTCCGCGAGCTCCTCGAGCATGTAGAACGCGTGGATGGCGTCCGGGTACTCCGCCACGCGGacctcctcggcgccggcgaCACGGAGCGCGTCCGCGTACGCCCTCTGCCTGTCCTGGTGCACGTCCCACCCCCCGACGCACACCATGGTGGGCGGGAACGCGCGCCACCGCCCCTCGCCCGCGTCGGCGTCGCGCCGGATCGCGGCTGGCACGTTGGCCGCCTGGTGGTCCCGCGTGGCACCGGGTGGCAGGAACGCGCGCCACAGCCATGCCAGTCGCTCAGGCGCCCCGAACGGCGCGTTGCGGAGCCGCCGCTCGGACGCGGTCGGCGCGTCGCCGCCGAAGAACGGCTGCACGGTGACCAGGCCGGCGACGTCGTAAGGCAGTCGCGCGGCGACGTGGTGCGCGACGTTGCCGCCGGCGCTGTCGCCGGCGACGAAGACGGCCGCTGGGGGAGACGGGAGGGTGCCTCCCGCGCCggcgaggacccaccgaagggcCGCCTCGCCGTCGTCGTAGGGCACCGGGAAGCGGTGCTCGGGCGCGAGGCGGTAGTCGACGGAGGCCACGACCGACGGGACAGCCGAGGCGAGGCGACGGCACATCGCGTCGTACTGCGCCGTCGCCGCGGAGTGGAAAACGAAGCCGCCGCCATGGAAGTACACGACCACCGGGAGCTGCTTGCTGCCATCGTCTCCAGAGGTCGTGGGAGTGAAGAGGCGGACGCGGAGGTGGTCGAAGACGGCGTGGTCCGAGGAGGCCACGCCGTCCACGGGGGTTGGAGTGAGCGGGACGGCGCGGTCGAAGAGGGAGAGCAGGAAGCGGTTGACGCTGCCGTCGCTGCGGAGGCAGGCGGCGTGCAGGGCGGACACGGCGCCCGCGAGCAGCCGCGCGCGCCAAGGCAGCGGGGGCTTCCCAGGCCGCGGCGGCGGATCCGTCGCCGCCATTCTCGGTGCCTTGGCTTCTCGAGTGACGAACTAACGGGTACCTTGGTGATAAAGGCCGCCAACCGAGCGGCTGACGATTACTTGTCACGATTTATTATGTGATGAGGACCGAGGGAGACGTCTGCACGCTGAAAACGTGTGTGCATTGTGAAATTCGGAAACGTCCAGGTTTGCAGTTGATATGGGACGCAAACAGCAAAAGTTTTTCTTTGAAAAGAATCGTAGAAATATATTATCCTAATATTTGGAAGGGAAAAGATGTCATCACTTCCGTTCTTAAGACTATAAAATCACTacgttaattaaaaaaaattagatcacaTATTATTTTGAACATATAACGGTTTAGTTTTaatcaaagagtccatatcaaatacaaatAATAATTAAGTTTAGGTAAATTCGGAATtgaaaaatataagaaattaGCGGTTCGATTTATATATgatttgggaagcaaaatatctcaATAAGGCCGCCAACCGAGCGGCTGACGATTACTTGTCACGATTTATTATGTGATGAGGACCAAGGGAGACGTCTGGACGCTGAAAACGTGTGTGTATTGTGAAATTCGGAAACGTTCAGGTTTGCAGTTGATATGGGACGCAAACAGCAAAAGTTTTTCTTTGAAAAGAATCGTAGAAATATATTATCCTAATATTTGGAAGGGAAAAGATATCATCACTTTCGTTCTTAAGACTATAAAATCACTACGTTAATTAAAaatatgg
This region includes:
- the LOC133893694 gene encoding probable carboxylesterase 18, translating into MAATDPPPRPGKPPLPWRARLLAGAVSALHAACLRSDGSVNRFLLSLFDRAVPLTPTPVDGVASSDHAVFDHLRVRLFTPTTSGDDGSKQLPVVVYFHGGGFVFHSAATAQYDAMCRRLASAVPSVVASVDYRLAPEHRFPVPYDDGEAALRWVLAGAGGTLPSPPAAVFVAGDSAGGNVAHHVAARLPYDVAGLVTVQPFFGGDAPTASERRLRNAPFGAPERLAWLWRAFLPPGATRDHQAANVPAAIRRDADAGEGRWRAFPPTMVCVGGWDVHQDRQRAYADALRVAGAEEVRVAEYPDAIHAFYMLEELADSKRLVADVAEFVNRRTEHLKRNA